Proteins from one Porites lutea chromosome 3, jaPorLute2.1, whole genome shotgun sequence genomic window:
- the LOC140930642 gene encoding uncharacterized protein, translated as MKFLPLKYRENQSDWYGKRGISWHISVIARKMRGLLESQSFVHIVENTSQDSSVVVRIIEHTLRSLKEENPRINRAFLWQDNAGCYHSSAVIASCTLMKANTGIDVCRVDFSDPQGGKGACDRKAATIKAHVRRYVNEGHDVQNAEQLQTAILSNGGVTGVRVTVVNAAVSACELPQVKLDGISTLNNFEYCKDKLTVWRAFNVGNGREISQTKVQGKKNIRA; from the coding sequence ATGAAGTTTTTACCGCTCAAATATAGAGAAAACCAATCAGATTGGTACGGGAAACGAGGAATATCGTGGCATATAAGTGTCATCGCAAGAAAAATGAGAGGGCTTTTAGAAAGTCAGTCCTTCGTCCACATAGTTGAGAATACATCACAAGACAGCTCAGTTGTAGTGCGAATTATTGAGCACACCTTAAGGTCGCTGAAAGAGGAGAATCCTAGAATCAACAGAGCATTTCTATGGCAAGATAACGCGGGATGTTATCACAGTTCTGCTGTAATAGCATCATGCACCCTAATGAAGGCAAACACTGGGATAGACGTTTGCAGAGTAGATTTCAGTGACCCTCAAGGAGGCAAGGGGGCTTGTGACCGAAAAGCCGCGACTATCAAGGCCCATGTCCGCAGGTATGTAAATGAGGGCCACGACGTGCAAAATGCTGAACAGCTTCAGACAGCTATCCTGTCAAATGGAGGTGTCACCGGGGTTCGCGTTACTGTTGTTAATGCTGCCGTTTCCGCCTGTGAACTGCCTCAAGTAAAACTCGATGGTATCAGCACATTAAACAACTTTGAGTACTGCAAAGACAAGTTGACAGTTTGGAGAGCTTTCAACGTCGGAAATGGAAGGGAGATCAGCCAAACGAAAgttcaaggtaaaaaaaatatacggGCATAG
- the LOC140931749 gene encoding uncharacterized protein: MASCEYGQIAGGTCGSSVDNPENVKSVILVKCTKAVQGHLRSCNIRDASLDSEPKLLLARAGIFELNESHLELTICPRHRDKFGIRWRSSKRICTAPSEWSSHGTLVSGERGISSLHSKLLYQQTQVLLPVGSQICKQCRRKLEEASQLLVFPSSESTTEALGSNVDKPEERISQNIAQREDVESEEVEDNVSQSMHQLTLRDEYSHPQLDESGHYSEIDTSLYQTDSQVSSSSESSNGDDPQISSQVTRRSLLNDFLRSCNAHTVRSYKKRWEAASERTRASHVSKAKSVIVSGLNVIAPGDEGYLWEAVKKSGSVEKVLGISERQEDRKYLKALAESYQNASTWETRRQILSIMADLITFKRILNYIPGITKYRFKMARQHSLQYGRGALPARAKSPRMRVENKQLDHFLTYITSPHVIQDLPFGQRYLRLSSGKILETPNVIRAMIPNRLVKQYQAYCEETNFTPFSPTTMLRVLSACGATVRKSLQGLDYIASDGAKGFEALCGIVDQLKERGLDRETAKKWKVSLREGKQYLKADYKVHVSESSSVADHCSGYALSDSKDDELRSQCSHNHDIQCPQCESLIMQSRQSTPGKHINSGVSGKIQQGRRA, translated from the exons ATGGCTTCGTGTGAGTATGGGCAGATTGCAGGAGGAACATGTGGTTCTAGTGTGGACAATCCGGAAAATGTGAAGAGCGTGATCCTCGTCAAGTGTACAAAAGCCGTACAAGGGCATCTACGTTCTTGCAACATTCGAGACGCTAGTTTAGACTCTGAACCAAAGCTGTTGTTGGCACGTGCAG gGATTTTTGAGTTAAACGAAAGTCACCTTGAACTAACAATATGCCCAAGACATCGAGACAAATTTGGCATTAGATGGCGTTCAAGTAAGAGGATATGCACTGCTCCCAGTGAATGGTCATCGCATGGAACTTTAGTGTCAGGGGAGAGAGGAATATCGTCTCTACATTCCAAGCTACTCTACCAGCAAACCCAAGTGTTGCTTCCTGTAGGCTCCC AAATCTGCAAGCAATGCAGGAGAAAGTTGGAAGAAGCATCACAGTTATTAGTATTTCCCAGCTCAGAATCGACCACAGAAGCTTTAGGATCTAACGTAGACAAACCGGAAGAGCGGATATCACAAAATATCGCACAG AGAGAAGATGTGGAGAGTGAAGAAGTTGAAGACAACGTTAGCCAGTCAATGCACCAGCTGACCTTAAGAGACGAATACTCTCATCCACAGCTTGACGAATCAGGACACTACTCCGAGATCGACACTAGCCTGTATCAAACGGACTCTCAAGTGAGCAGCAGCAGCGAGAGTTCTAACGGCGATGATCCACAAATTAGTAGTCAAGTAACAAGACGTTCTCTGTTGAACGATTTCTTACGTTCATGTAACGCTCATACAGTCAGGTCATACAAAAAGCGATGGGAGGCAGCCAGCGAACGTACTAGAGCAAGCCATGTGTCAAAGGCGAAGTCAGTTATTGTTTCTGGCCTTAACGTTATTGCTCCAGGAGACGAAGGCTACCTCTGGGAGGCCGTGAAAAAATCTGGCTCAGTCGAGAAGGTACTTGGCATCAGTGAACGACAAGAAGACCGAAAATATCTAAAGGCACTGGCGGAGTCTTACCAAAACGCATCTACCTGGGAAACAAGGCGTCAGATATTATCAATCATGGCAGACCTGATAACGTTTAAGCGTATCCTAAACTACATTCCAGGGATCACCAAATACCGGTTCAAAATGGCAAGACAGCACTCTCTTCAATATGGGCGGGGTGCCTTGCCAGCCCGAGCAAAAAGTCCTAGGATGAGAGTAGAAAATAAACAGTTGGATCACTTTTTGACTTACATAACTAGCCCGCACGTGATCCAGGATCTTCCTTTTGGGCAGCGATATCTCCGCCTATCTTCTGGAAAGATACTAGAAACCCCAAATGTCATTAGGGCGATGATCCCTAACAGGCTAGTAAAGCAGTACCAGGCTTATTGCGAGGAGACGAATTTCACTCCATTCAGCCCAACAACGATGTTAAGAGTCCTGTCTGCCTGCGGGGCGACCGTAAGGAAGTCCTTGCAAGGGCTCGACTACATTGCTTCGGATGGCGCGAAAGGGTTTGAAGCTTTGTGTGGAATAGTGGACCAACTTAAAGAGAGAGGTCTGGACAGAGAGACTGCCAAAAAATGGAAAGTGTCTCTGAGGGAAGGCAAGCAGTATCTGAAGGCTGATTATAAG GTTCATGTATCCGAGTCCTCCTCGGTTGCAGACCATTGCAGCGGATACGCTCTCAGCGATAGTAAGGACGATGAACTAAGATCCCAATGCTCTCATAATCATGACATTCAGTGTCCACAGTGTGAAAGTCTCA TCATGCAGTCCAGGCAATCCACTCCTGGAAAGCACATCAACTCAGGTGTGTCAGGCAAGATACAGCAAGGACGGCGTGCTTGA
- the LOC140930635 gene encoding uncharacterized protein, with amino-acid sequence MPPKRSARLSASASKPPAAKKQKRGRKSSATVSREEVATPSTANVTLPAIPPDLVEQIVNRVADEVSRRMASGTGGLPSNTNALKEVPVIDMTAAGSAANGISPLVQGSINAVQKNLTGETVPQAVPDQLFISSSLPVDARVADKIRAKICNQEYIDFGTLLANPVLDNRYSITVGNAESGALPSLCLEPVSKPKQITSIEAWTSCFLIFVGIYTSKYPAEAPALMKYGEIIQDLAARGHNWRYYDQNFRFLRQKQASAFPWGVLHGELWLRAQSPLTKKPQPANVVKPRARTDLPRVPQGFCFKFHRGLACSGCSFKHSCFKCSGEHRATLCTFRAPSKPSNSGPQSAKPKPSNPHKSS; translated from the coding sequence ATGCCTCCAAAGCGTTCAGCCCGGCTTTCAGCTTCCGCCTCTAAGCCACCAGCAGCCAAGAAACAGAAGAGGGGCAGGAAGTCATCTGCCACTGTTTCCAGGGAAGAGGTGGCTACTCCTTCAACAGCCAATGTAACTCTGCCTGCAATTCCACCAGATCTTGTCGAACAAATTGTTAACAGGGTGGCAGACGAAGTTTCGAGACGCATGGCAAGTGGTACTGGTGGTCTACCGTCCAATACCAACGCACTGAAAGAGGTGCCTGTCATAGACATGACAGCAGCAGGGTCAGCAGCGAATGGCATCTCTCCCCTTGTTCAGGGCTCAATCAACGCAGTTCAGAAGAACCTTACAGGTGAGACGGTTCCCCAAGCAGTACCTGACCAACTATTTATCTCGTCCAGTCTCCCCGTTGATGCCCGCGTCGCTGATAAGATAAGGGCCAAGATATGCAATCAAGAATATATTGACTTTGGGACTCTGTTAGCCAACCCAGTTCTTGATAATAGATATAGCATCACAGTGGGTAATGCCGAGAGTGGTGCACTGCCCTCTCTCTGCCTTGAGCCGGTTTCAAAGCCCAAACAGATCACTAGCATTGAAGCTTGGACTAGCtgctttttgatttttgtagGCATTTACACCTCTAAGTATCCAGCTGAGGCCCCTGCCCTCATGAAATATGGGGAAATAATTCAGGACTTGGCAGCAAGGGGCCATAATTGGAGGTATTATGatcaaaatttccgttttttgcGTCAAAAGCAGGCCTCCGCATTCCCTTGGGGCGTTTTGCATGGGGAACTGTGGCTTCGGGCTCAGTCTCCTCTTACCAAAAAACCACAGCCTGCCAATGTCGTGAAGCCGCGGGCACGGACAGATTTGCCAAGAGTTCCCCAAGGTTTTTGCTTCAAGTTTCATCGGGGCCTTGCTTGTTCAGGCTGTTCCTTCAAGCATTCGTGTTTTAAGTGTTCAGGGGAACACAGGGCGACTTTGTGTACTTTTCGTGCCCCCAGTAAACCCTCCAATAGTGGCCCCCAGTCTGCCAAGCCCAAACCTTCCAACCCCCATAAGAGTTCATAG
- the LOC140930636 gene encoding uncharacterized protein — MPMGCSSSCLTFETFSTAVEWIARQRLSIAHILHLLDDFLIVASSATLCQAQLDLFLNLCSYLGIPMAPEKTCGPATTLSFAGIELDSILSEARLPLDKIDKSRNLISAFLARKKVSLTELQSLTGLLNFACSVIKPGRAFLRRLIDLTIGVRSPHHLIRLNKEVKEDLKVWLSFLTDFNGRSFFIDDVWQNSVKLSLYTDASGALGFGAIFGSKWCYGKWPANWAHSNIAILEFYPIVLSLYLWGHEMSHQCVLFFTDNEALVHVINKQSCKDKPLMSFVRKLVAICLQHNIVFKAKHIPGIRNNLADSLSRLQIQTFRQLAPPHMDQSPTEIPLYLRPQNWQP, encoded by the coding sequence ATGCCTATGGGTTGTTCTAGTTCTTGTCTCACCTTCGAGACATTTAGTACTGCTGTGGAATGGATTGCTAGACAGAGGTTGAGCATTGCACACATTTTGCAtcttttggatgattttttgaTTGTAGCCTCATCAGCTACGTTATGTCAAGCCCAGCTAGATCTCTTTTTGAATTTGTGTTCTTACTTAGGCATTCCCATGGCACCTGAAAAAACATGTGGCCCTGCCACTACTTTGTCATTTGCTGGTATCGAATTAGATTCCATCCTTTCAGAGGCTCGTTTACCTCTTGACAAAATTGACAAAAGCAGAAATTTGATCTCTGCATTTTTGGCTCGTAAGAAGGTATCTCTGACAGAGCTCCAGTCATTGACTGGCTTGTTGAATTTTGCCTGCTCAGTCATCAAGCCAGGTAGAGCATTTTTAAGGCGATTGATTGATCTTACGATAGGTGTCCGGTCACCTCATCATCTCATTCGGCTGAATAAAGAGGTTAAAGAGGATCTTAAAGTTTGGCTTTCTTTTCTGACAGATTTCAATGGCCGATCTTTTTTCATTGATGATGTCTGGCAAAATTCTGTTAAATTGAGTCTTTACACTGATGCCTCAGGTGCACTGGGATTTGGTGCAATTTTTGGCAGCAAATGGTGCTATGGGAAATGGCCTGCAAATTGGGCTCATTCTAATATTGCCATTTTAGAGTTTTATCCAATTGTTTTAAGTCTGTACCTGTGGGGACATGAAATGAGCCAtcagtgtgttttgtttttcaccgaTAATGAGGCACTTGTCCATGTTATCAACAAGCAATCATGCAAAGACAAACCATTGATGAGTTTTGTTAGGAAGCTGGTGGCTATCTGTCTACAACACAACATTGTTTTCAAAGCAAAACACATCCCCGGGATCCGCAATAATTTAGCAGACTCTTTGTCTCGATTACAGATACAGACTTTCAGACAGTTGGCTCCACCTCACATGGACCAATCCCCCACAGAGATACCCCTGTATCTGCGGCCTCAGAACTGGCAGCCATAG
- the LOC140931751 gene encoding uncharacterized protein, translated as MTSTTGLGPRPLQIHQVVQLVNDSNTIVSLKIVFEDFKHSYNQPPSSMVINRVPIFCPVQLMLDYLALRGNKPGPLFITLHGQPVSRANFTDQLSLAIKFCGLNPARYKGHSFRIGAASHAADRETQLPPKEEFYSQLNDEDISDDDYQHAINVWNTFDCKTIRDYHNLYLKSDVLLLADVFENFRKTCLKHYKLDPAHYYTSPGLAWDACLKETGQHLQLLHDYDMLMMFERGIRGGITHISKRYAEANNKYMKDYNPVKESTFIQYLDANNLYGWAMSQNLPTHGFKWMKNITKEKVMDILEKANHSMSNRGRKGYIFEVDLEYPPGLWETHNDYPLAPEKIIVNVFGKTIENIRKRQNIELVNNRKRAAKLANRPNFDRVTIFDKNLIAVHMKRTEVYFNKPVYVGQAILDLSKTLMFNFHYTYIKVKYGNNAELLFTDTDSLMYQIKTKDFYKDISSDILTKFDTSDYPPKHPSGIPTGVNKKVIGMFKDEVAGKQITHFVGLRPKLYSFKIEEENEVRKCKGIKKNVVKKKIDFDDYVNCLFLDKKQMRSMKIIRSEKHDIYSKEVNKIALSNEDDKRKVLEDKVNTLAFR; from the exons ATGACCTCCACAACAGGCCTTGGTCCTCGACCTTTACAAATTCATCAAGTAGTTCAGCTGGTGAATGACTCCAATACCatagtttctttaaaaattgtttttgaggATTTTAAACACAGTTATAACCAGCCGCCTTCTTCTATGGTCATTAATCGTGTACCCATTTTCTGTCCAGTTCAGTTGATGTTGGATTATTTGGCTCTACGGGGTAACAAACCTGGCCCCCTTTTTATTACATTACATGGTCAGCCAGTTTCTCGAGCCAATTTTACTGATCAGCTGTCTTTGGCGATTAAATTCTGTGGGCTCAACCCTGCTCGTTATAAGGGACATAGTTTTCGGATTGGGGCTGCATCTCATGCTGCAGATCGGG AAACACAACTTCCACCCAAAGAGGAATTTTACTCCCAACTAAATGATGAAGATATAAGTGATGATGATTACCAACACGCTATTAACGTTTGGAATACTTTTGATTGTAAAACAATAAGAGATTATCACAATCTTTATTTGAAATCTGATGTTCTATTGCTAgcagatgtatttgaaaactttaggaAAACTTGTCTCAAACATTACAAATTAGATCCAGCACATTATTACACTTCCCCAGGTctagcttgggatgcatgtctaAAAGAAACAGGCCAGCATTTGCAGCTACTACATGATtatgatatgttaatgatgtttgAACGTGGTATACGTGGTGGAATAACACACATATCAAAGAGATATgcagaagcaaataataaatacatgaaaGATTACAATCCTGTAAAGGAATCaacatttattcaatatttagACGCAAACAATCTTTATGGATGGGCGATGTCTCAAAATCTTCCAACACATGGGTTTAAATGgatgaaaaatataacaaaagaaaaggtaatggATATTCTTGAGAAAGCAAATCATAGTATGTCAAATCGTGGAAGAAaaggatatatatttgaagttgatttggaaTATCCACCTGGTCTATGGGAAACACATAATGACTATCCTCTTGCACCTGAGAAGATAATTGTTAATG TTTTTGGAAAGACAATTGAAAACATAAGGAAAAGGCAAAATATAGAACTTGTTAATAATCGTAAGAGAGCTGCCAAACTAGCAAATcgtccaaactttgatagagtgacaatatttgataaaaatcttataGCAGTTCATATGAAGCGgacagaagtgtattttaacaaaccagtgtatgttggtcaagcaattttagatttatcaaaaacactaatgtttaattttcattACACATATATTAAAGTAAAATATGGAAACAATGCAGaattattgtttacagatacgGATTCATTAATGtaccaaattaaaacaaaagatttttataaaGATATAAGTTCTGATATTTTAACCAAGTTTGATACTTCAGATTATCCTCCTAAACATCCATCTGGAATACCAACAGgagtaaataaaaaagttataggaatgtttaaagatgaagtagCTGGAAAACAGATAACACATTTTGTTGGATTGCGACCCAAActttatagttttaaaattgAGGAGGAAAATGAAGTAAGaaagtgtaaaggaataaagaaaaatgttgtaaaaaagaaaatagattttGATGACTATgttaattgtttatttttggataaaaaacaaatgAGATCTATGAAGATAATAAGAAGTGAGAAACATgatatttattcaaaagaagtTAATAAAATAGCTCTGAGTAATGAAGATGATAAAAGAAAGGTTCTTGAAGATAAAGTTAATACTTTGGcgtttagataa